A stretch of Burkholderia sp. HI2500 DNA encodes these proteins:
- a CDS encoding ferritin has protein sequence MTTMLYPELFRSLEAVRWDMETDIPWDRFDASLLTDEQAETIRMNAITEWSALPATEMFLRDNRHDSDFSAFMSVWFFEEQKHSLVLMEYLRRFKPAMVPTEAELHAVRFEFDPAPPLETLMLHFCGEIRLNHWYRCAADWHTEPVIKQIYETISRDEARHGGAYLRYMKKALNDCGDVARAAFAKIGVLMASARRTEKPLHPTNLHVNQALFPRDTVQSRLPDPEWLERWLDEQIRFDGEWEQKVVERILHNLSILFERPFATAQELNRYRRGVTARTLRVTDGVVNAV, from the coding sequence GTGACGACGATGCTCTATCCGGAACTTTTCAGGTCGCTTGAAGCGGTGCGCTGGGACATGGAGACGGACATTCCGTGGGACCGCTTCGACGCGTCGCTGCTCACCGACGAGCAGGCCGAGACGATCAGGATGAACGCGATCACCGAATGGTCGGCGCTGCCCGCGACGGAAATGTTCCTGCGCGACAACCGGCACGACAGCGACTTTTCCGCTTTCATGAGCGTGTGGTTCTTCGAGGAACAGAAGCATTCGCTCGTGCTGATGGAATACCTGCGCCGCTTCAAGCCGGCGATGGTGCCGACCGAAGCGGAACTGCACGCGGTGCGCTTCGAATTCGACCCGGCGCCGCCGCTCGAGACGCTGATGCTGCACTTCTGCGGCGAGATCCGCCTGAACCACTGGTACCGTTGCGCGGCCGACTGGCACACCGAGCCGGTCATCAAGCAGATCTACGAAACGATCTCGCGCGATGAAGCACGCCACGGCGGCGCGTACCTGCGCTACATGAAGAAGGCGCTGAACGACTGCGGCGACGTCGCGCGTGCCGCATTCGCGAAGATCGGCGTGCTGATGGCGTCGGCGCGCCGCACCGAGAAGCCGTTGCACCCGACCAACCTGCACGTGAACCAGGCGCTGTTCCCGCGCGACACCGTGCAGTCGCGCCTGCCCGATCCGGAATGGCTCGAGCGCTGGCTCGACGAGCAGATCCGCTTCGACGGCGAATGGGAACAGAAGGTGGTCGAGCGGATCCTGCACAACCTGTCGATCCTGTTCGAGCGCCCGTTCGCGACCGCGCAGGAGCTGAACCGCTATCGCCGCGGAGTGACCGCGCGAACGCTCCGTGTGACGGACGGCGTGGTGAACGCTGTATAG
- a CDS encoding fatty acid desaturase family protein has translation MKSRPSGVVFSLKLAVYVALIAHGMLFALSTVVVLKIVGILLIGAMYAHGVELQHQALHYQGFRSKRLNMVFGVLLGMPMLVSFHAYQDSHLRHHRLLGTPENKEFFDYGDQYGARPVVNLGLWAWRLSMAAHYIQFAKNVAKLVVPGARFGDNPLVSRAIRRDHLLMVATIALLAGVSIALHTWFVVWVWVVPLVFVAAPVHALVEMPEHYRCDLTSTDPFRNTRTIESNAFMTWFTNGNNYHVEHHMMPNLPIERLHDLHGAIGPRIRYYHRTYRQFYYALLRGRLSPRTVDDDADDRATDAEAAAPASTQSA, from the coding sequence ATGAAGAGCCGCCCGAGCGGCGTCGTCTTCTCGCTGAAGCTCGCGGTCTACGTCGCACTCATCGCGCATGGCATGCTGTTCGCGCTGTCGACGGTCGTGGTCCTGAAGATCGTCGGCATCCTGCTGATCGGCGCGATGTACGCGCACGGGGTCGAGCTGCAGCATCAGGCGCTGCATTACCAGGGATTCAGGAGCAAGCGGCTCAACATGGTGTTCGGCGTGCTGCTCGGCATGCCGATGCTCGTGTCGTTTCATGCGTACCAGGACAGCCACCTGCGCCATCACCGGCTGCTCGGCACGCCCGAGAACAAGGAGTTCTTCGACTACGGCGACCAGTACGGCGCGCGCCCCGTCGTGAATCTCGGCCTGTGGGCGTGGCGGCTGTCGATGGCCGCGCACTATATCCAGTTCGCGAAGAACGTCGCGAAGCTCGTCGTGCCGGGCGCACGCTTCGGCGACAACCCGCTCGTGTCGCGCGCGATCCGCCGCGATCACCTGCTGATGGTCGCGACGATCGCGCTGCTGGCCGGTGTGTCGATCGCGCTGCACACGTGGTTCGTCGTGTGGGTGTGGGTCGTGCCGCTCGTGTTCGTGGCCGCGCCCGTGCATGCGCTGGTTGAGATGCCCGAGCATTACCGCTGCGACCTGACGAGCACCGATCCGTTCCGCAACACGCGGACGATCGAGAGCAATGCATTCATGACGTGGTTCACGAACGGCAACAACTATCACGTCGAGCATCACATGATGCCGAACCTGCCGATCGAGCGGCTGCACGATCTGCATGGCGCGATCGGGCCGCGCATCCGCTATTACCACCGCACCTACCGGCAGTTCTATTACGCGCTGCTGCGCGGCAGGCTCTCGCCGCGCACGGTGGACGACGATGCGGACGACCGCGCAACCGATGCCGAAGCGGCGGCGCCGGCGTCCACGCAATCGGCATGA
- a CDS encoding fatty acyl-AMP ligase, with amino-acid sequence MTKCASTIHRLIESLEDVAGAMHRMTFVDDAGNEASITYRRFAEEVFRQAGALRELDVRENDMVMLALPASVEHAVAMMACVMTGALPCTVPVPTRRATTGRQVIDVACELYRPRLVIAADAQSAAWRDDAFPASSTRVVDLDTLSLVADAGARALISAKHGRDPHHVQLTSGSTSHPKAAVLSHENVIANVLGIGGSVRFDIAAGDGTASWLPLYHDMGLLTLLSNLHYRAPLLMMQPNSFIRNPLGWLKRIASARATTTSVPTFALRYCVRRFNAAAMEGVDLSACRNIFIGGERVDDATLRDFAATFAPYGLAASALQPCYGMAESTLAVSMHRAWHDGAVDGAPYVIADTLDRRALIERRDAQPAAANDGADTDTETVLAMGTPIEGMAFRILDDGDHALANRAVGEVAIRGTSVMLGYLNPDDGSIAAPLTADGWFRTGDIGYIADGQLHILGRKKEVIIIRGSNYFPHEIEEALASHRTLRKSTCIAFGLPDPETGTERLVVAIEARPVDATPQTRAECQQLLASRIGFAAQDLCFVEPGSLPRTTSGKLQRLKCRDLYASGALSVIHATAAAEAGQGAYA; translated from the coding sequence GTGACGAAGTGCGCATCCACCATTCATCGCCTCATCGAATCGCTCGAGGACGTCGCGGGCGCCATGCATCGCATGACGTTCGTCGACGACGCCGGCAACGAGGCGAGCATCACGTACCGGCGCTTCGCTGAAGAAGTGTTTCGCCAGGCCGGCGCGCTGCGCGAACTCGACGTGCGCGAGAACGACATGGTGATGCTGGCGTTGCCCGCGTCGGTCGAGCACGCGGTCGCGATGATGGCCTGCGTGATGACGGGCGCACTGCCCTGCACCGTGCCCGTTCCGACGCGCCGCGCCACGACCGGGCGGCAGGTGATCGATGTCGCCTGCGAGCTGTACCGGCCGCGCCTCGTCATCGCCGCGGATGCGCAGTCGGCCGCATGGCGCGACGATGCGTTTCCCGCTTCGTCCACGCGCGTCGTCGATCTCGACACGCTGTCGCTCGTCGCGGATGCCGGCGCGCGCGCGCTGATCAGCGCGAAGCATGGCCGCGATCCGCATCATGTCCAGCTCACGTCCGGCTCGACATCGCACCCGAAGGCCGCGGTCCTCAGCCACGAGAACGTGATCGCGAACGTGCTCGGCATCGGCGGGTCGGTGCGTTTCGACATTGCGGCCGGCGACGGCACCGCGTCGTGGCTGCCGCTCTATCACGACATGGGGCTGCTCACGCTGCTGTCGAACCTGCATTACCGTGCGCCGCTGCTGATGATGCAGCCGAACAGCTTCATCCGGAATCCGCTCGGCTGGTTGAAGCGCATCGCGTCAGCGCGCGCGACGACGACGTCGGTGCCGACCTTCGCGCTGCGCTACTGCGTGCGCCGTTTCAATGCCGCCGCGATGGAAGGCGTGGATCTTTCCGCGTGCCGCAACATCTTCATCGGCGGCGAACGCGTGGACGACGCGACGCTGCGCGACTTCGCCGCGACGTTCGCGCCGTACGGTCTCGCCGCATCGGCGCTGCAGCCGTGCTACGGGATGGCCGAATCGACGCTCGCGGTATCGATGCATCGTGCGTGGCACGACGGCGCCGTTGACGGCGCACCGTACGTGATCGCCGACACGCTCGACCGTCGCGCGCTGATCGAGCGCCGCGACGCGCAACCGGCCGCCGCGAACGACGGCGCCGACACCGACACCGAAACCGTGCTCGCGATGGGCACGCCGATCGAGGGCATGGCGTTCCGGATCCTCGACGACGGCGACCACGCGCTGGCGAATCGCGCGGTCGGCGAAGTCGCGATCCGCGGCACGTCGGTGATGCTCGGCTACCTGAACCCCGACGACGGCTCGATCGCCGCGCCGCTGACGGCCGACGGCTGGTTCCGCACCGGCGACATCGGCTATATCGCCGACGGCCAGCTGCACATCCTCGGGCGCAAGAAGGAAGTCATCATCATTCGCGGCAGCAACTACTTCCCGCACGAAATCGAGGAAGCGTTGGCGTCGCATCGCACGCTGCGCAAGAGCACCTGCATCGCGTTCGGGCTGCCCGACCCCGAGACGGGCACCGAGCGGCTGGTCGTCGCGATCGAGGCGCGGCCCGTCGACGCGACGCCGCAGACGCGTGCCGAGTGCCAGCAGCTGCTCGCGTCGCGCATCGGCTTCGCCGCGCAGGATCTGTGCTTCGTCGAACCCGGCTCGCTGCCGCGCACGACGAGCGGCAAGCTGCAGCGCCTGAAGTGCCGCGACCTCTATGCGAGCGGCGCGCTGTCCGTGATCCACGCGACGGCCGCCGCCGAAGCCGGCCAGGGAGCGTACGCATGA